One window from the genome of Gimesia aquarii encodes:
- a CDS encoding sodium:solute symporter family transporter — translation MHLLDYGVILAYLLVSVGLGIYFGRNQSRKEFFAAGKSMGWLPVGLSVMATLFSSNSFVMYPSIAYGSGLRICLFLVSVSLMAPLILWVFIPVYSRLNCQTAYEYLERRFHVSVRSLASGLFVLLRIGWMASATFAASVVLANVMQVSQVSVIVVLGIVSIFYTMLGGLRAVMWTDVIQFFIFTLTIILTLGLILSQTELGVSGVISTYFEGRSNLLVDFTPSMTLEYGSWALLIGLFLEALSAFGADQVAVQRYIAARSERTSQVGFMINVIGMWTVVPGLLAVGVGLYTHYQQFPEEMVTVLAAELDGELPDWRTKGTDHRNRMSVPEYYQSYPEYVAEDIRALNLQDQALPQYVRLHFPPGVVGLFLVALMAAVMSSIDSGIHSVTTALMVDFRDRHFAHWKPKSNKIEVLQDRALVILIGLLSVVLACNVSEMGDVFAIGKKVTAGFGGPLLALFIMALFFKRSTTAGVMVGTLAGAVITIALMYGASDWFSVWFWPIGFGLTMGISLFVSFLTGAEHQDSEAEPLTFWTVIQGRHKK, via the coding sequence ATGCATTTGCTTGATTACGGCGTGATTTTAGCCTATTTACTAGTCTCGGTGGGACTCGGTATCTATTTTGGTCGTAACCAATCACGTAAAGAGTTTTTCGCTGCAGGAAAGTCTATGGGTTGGCTTCCTGTAGGTTTGAGTGTGATGGCGACGTTATTTTCGTCTAACAGCTTTGTCATGTACCCTTCCATTGCTTACGGAAGTGGGCTGCGAATCTGTTTATTTCTAGTCTCTGTTTCCCTGATGGCGCCGTTGATTTTATGGGTCTTTATTCCTGTTTATTCCCGCTTGAATTGCCAGACGGCGTATGAGTATCTGGAACGTCGATTTCATGTTTCGGTGCGTTCTCTGGCTAGTGGATTGTTTGTTCTCTTACGTATTGGCTGGATGGCATCTGCCACATTTGCAGCTTCTGTGGTTTTGGCAAATGTAATGCAGGTCTCGCAAGTTTCTGTGATAGTTGTCCTGGGAATTGTTTCCATCTTCTACACAATGCTAGGTGGTTTGCGGGCTGTGATGTGGACTGATGTAATACAGTTTTTTATTTTCACCCTTACTATTATATTGACTCTCGGTTTGATTCTTAGTCAAACTGAACTGGGAGTTTCAGGCGTCATTTCGACTTATTTTGAAGGTCGAAGTAACTTGCTGGTTGATTTCACACCTTCTATGACGCTCGAGTACGGCAGTTGGGCTCTATTGATCGGGCTGTTTCTAGAAGCACTTTCCGCCTTTGGGGCAGATCAAGTGGCCGTGCAGAGATATATTGCCGCTCGATCTGAGAGGACATCACAGGTCGGTTTTATGATTAATGTGATTGGGATGTGGACTGTGGTTCCAGGGTTACTGGCAGTTGGGGTTGGCCTTTATACTCATTATCAGCAATTTCCAGAAGAGATGGTGACGGTGCTGGCGGCAGAACTCGACGGAGAGTTGCCTGATTGGAGAACGAAAGGCACAGATCATAGAAATAGAATGTCTGTTCCCGAGTATTACCAATCGTATCCTGAATATGTTGCCGAAGATATTCGGGCATTGAATCTGCAGGATCAGGCTTTGCCTCAATATGTAAGGTTGCATTTTCCTCCTGGAGTGGTGGGCTTGTTTTTAGTTGCGTTGATGGCCGCAGTGATGTCCAGTATTGATTCGGGTATCCATTCTGTTACTACAGCTTTGATGGTGGATTTTCGGGATCGCCATTTTGCGCATTGGAAACCGAAAAGTAATAAAATCGAAGTCTTGCAGGATCGTGCATTAGTCATTTTGATAGGTTTACTATCTGTCGTTTTGGCTTGCAACGTGAGTGAGATGGGAGATGTTTTCGCAATTGGAAAAAAAGTAACCGCCGGTTTTGGTGGTCCATTACTGGCATTGTTCATAATGGCTCTTTTTTTTAAACGTTCAACCACAGCAGGAGTCATGGTGGGAACTCTGGCGGGAGCTGTGATTACAATTGCATTGATGTATGGTGCTTCAGATTGGTTTTCTGTCTGGTTTTGGCCGATCGGATTCGGTTTGACTATGGGGATAAGCTTATTCGTCAGTTTCCTGACAGGAGCTGAGCATCAAGATTCGGAGGCAGAACCACTTACTTTTTGGACTGTAATTCAAGGTCGACACAAAAAATAG
- a CDS encoding ZIP family metal transporter, producing the protein MLTTIQWTYLFSILLIALVGGYFPFAKPEQVRTNGGFPQGEAFSSGVFLALSLTMLLPSAFQIFRQQLPDLNYPIGSVIAIIAFLGLLAMEHMTTHAIECERIKVKSDRLPARIPLIMTSMIALPSFFLGTTLGMSDNTAATLVFIAIILHKGTAAFALMLTMVRSTLTRSQTVILFTFFASSTPLGIILGGFVHKEFTASTALIKATVLSLGAGTFLYMGTLHEMKHASLIEHCGKRNCFLIMVAGLVITAIVRFVVGEAHHF; encoded by the coding sequence ATGTTGACAACAATTCAATGGACTTATCTTTTTTCGATCCTTCTTATTGCCCTTGTTGGTGGATATTTTCCTTTTGCGAAACCAGAACAAGTTCGCACAAATGGTGGATTTCCGCAAGGGGAAGCATTTTCGTCTGGTGTTTTTCTTGCACTTTCATTAACGATGTTACTCCCTTCTGCATTTCAAATCTTTCGGCAACAGCTTCCAGATTTGAACTATCCAATCGGTTCCGTCATTGCCATTATCGCCTTTTTAGGTTTGCTTGCTATGGAACACATGACGACACATGCAATCGAGTGTGAACGAATCAAGGTAAAAAGCGACCGTTTGCCAGCGAGAATTCCGTTGATCATGACATCAATGATTGCACTTCCCTCATTCTTTTTAGGCACAACGCTAGGGATGAGCGATAATACCGCAGCCACACTCGTTTTCATCGCCATTATTCTGCACAAAGGAACCGCTGCCTTTGCCTTGATGCTTACTATGGTTCGCAGCACGCTCACCCGATCACAAACCGTGATCCTGTTTACCTTCTTTGCTTCATCCACTCCGCTGGGAATTATTTTGGGAGGGTTTGTTCACAAGGAATTCACAGCTTCTACAGCTTTAATCAAAGCAACCGTGCTCTCGCTGGGAGCCGGCACATTCCTTTATATGGGCACGCTACACGAAATGAAACATGCCTCATTAATCGAACACTGTGGAAAGCGAAACTGCTTTCTAATCATGGTCGCTGGTTTAGTCATCACAGCAATTGTTCGATTTGTGGTCGGCGAAGCACATCACTTTTAA
- a CDS encoding CDP-alcohol phosphatidyltransferase family protein, whose translation MTSKEKLQRKVSVYAKGEKTLMDASQQQRHLLLLPLLKLFVKWRITPNHLTFLSFLCGLSFCFTYALNWHLAKPLAFCLLTLHVLLDGIDGPLARLTGTAGNRGSFTDTTSDQLVVAFTTMTMIHYGLINVIPGSLYLVFYTLVVVFAMIRSSLAIPYSWLIRPRLIIYSWLPIEVYLLPNTLNYLLWFFILLLCWKSITGFYKIRKKL comes from the coding sequence GTGACTTCAAAAGAGAAATTGCAACGAAAAGTTTCCGTCTACGCCAAAGGCGAAAAAACATTGATGGACGCTTCGCAGCAACAACGCCATTTGTTGTTACTCCCCCTGCTGAAGCTCTTTGTGAAATGGAGAATTACTCCTAACCATCTCACTTTCCTTTCGTTTCTCTGCGGTCTCAGTTTTTGTTTTACCTATGCTTTGAACTGGCACCTTGCAAAACCACTTGCATTTTGTCTATTAACACTTCATGTTTTGCTGGATGGAATTGATGGCCCCTTAGCACGCTTAACGGGAACGGCTGGCAATCGTGGATCTTTTACGGACACCACATCGGACCAGCTCGTCGTTGCGTTTACGACAATGACTATGATTCACTACGGACTGATCAACGTAATTCCAGGTAGCTTGTATCTTGTTTTCTATACACTGGTGGTCGTCTTTGCCATGATTCGCAGTTCCTTGGCAATTCCCTACAGCTGGCTAATCCGTCCTCGATTAATTATTTATTCTTGGCTGCCCATTGAAGTCTATCTGCTTCCAAACACATTGAATTATCTTCTCTGGTTTTTCATTTTACTTTTATGCTGGAAATCTATCACCGGTTTTTACAAAATCCGTAAAAAACTATAG
- a CDS encoding polysaccharide deacetylase family protein codes for MKRQWCLYLSFLIYLTYSTSVQAENKKPDEKRYVIIHADDAGMSHSVNRGTIEGMEKGIVSSASIMVPCPWFKEFAQYAKSHPDLDYGIHLTLNSEWKNYRWGPVASRDQVPSLLDKENYLWDNVGQVVAHVNVKDAEKELRAQIERAKKFGVPLTHLDTHMGAVVSRPDLLEMYVNLGIEYDLPVLFVANLDPKKYGLIAKKGLELKAVLEKNGLPVLDELVQFYGERDYEKRKNAYLETLRNLKPGVTQIIIHCGFDNQELQNITSSSSRRDGDRRVFTDPNVMKEVKELEIEVITWKQFHEMARKQVASAQ; via the coding sequence ATGAAAAGACAATGGTGTCTCTACTTATCGTTTTTGATTTATCTGACATATTCCACTTCTGTTCAGGCTGAAAACAAAAAGCCGGATGAAAAGCGTTATGTGATTATTCATGCAGATGATGCAGGAATGTCTCATTCTGTGAATCGTGGAACGATTGAAGGAATGGAAAAGGGAATTGTCTCTTCAGCAAGTATTATGGTTCCCTGTCCCTGGTTTAAAGAGTTTGCTCAGTATGCGAAATCTCATCCCGATCTCGATTACGGAATTCATCTCACACTGAACTCCGAGTGGAAAAACTATCGTTGGGGTCCCGTTGCTTCGCGCGATCAGGTTCCCAGCCTGCTTGATAAAGAGAATTATCTTTGGGACAATGTGGGTCAGGTGGTGGCGCATGTGAATGTGAAAGATGCTGAAAAAGAGTTGCGTGCTCAAATTGAACGTGCCAAAAAATTCGGCGTGCCACTGACACACCTTGATACTCATATGGGGGCCGTTGTGAGTCGCCCCGATTTACTGGAAATGTATGTTAATCTGGGGATTGAGTATGACTTGCCAGTTTTGTTTGTAGCAAATCTCGATCCCAAGAAATACGGTTTGATTGCAAAGAAAGGGCTGGAGCTCAAAGCGGTTCTTGAAAAGAATGGTTTGCCCGTACTCGATGAATTAGTTCAGTTCTATGGCGAGCGTGATTATGAGAAGCGAAAAAATGCCTATTTGGAAACGCTACGCAATCTTAAGCCAGGGGTAACGCAGATCATTATTCACTGTGGCTTTGACAATCAGGAATTGCAAAATATCACAAGTAGTTCCTCAAGGCGTGACGGAGACCGTCGTGTTTTTACCGATCCTAACGTCATGAAAGAGGTCAAAGAGCTGGAGATTGAAGTCATTACCTGGAAGCAATTTCATGAAATGGCCCGAAAACAAGTTGCAAGCGCTCAATAA
- a CDS encoding sialate O-acetylesterase → MNCPPTKQLLAALLMLASLNILNNRQAQAELKLPAIIGDHMVLQQGQKNPLWGWAEPGEKITVSVNGQTHTTTADAKGKWKVTLDPLKVGGPYEITIKGKESITLKDVLAGEVWICSGQSNMAWPVAASNDADLEIMTANYPKIRLISVPQVGTQEPQDTFNGKWEPCTPQTVANFSAVGYFFGRQLYQTLNVPIGLIDNAWGGSAAEAWVNRKRLEEEPAFKGLMERWQQTEKNYDHDKSMAAYNKRLDQWKTAVKKAKTAGKPVPRRPRPPRNPLTGNQRPSNIYNGVLHPTIGYGIKGVIWYQGESNASRAYQYRKLFPFMIQNWRDEWNQGDFPFYWVQLADFRSEKPEPADSDWAELREAQTMTMSKLPNTGEAVIIDLGEAIDIHPKNKLDVGKRLARWALAKDYGVKIVYRSPQYKSMEVEGNKAILTFDHVGGGLDLFDINTPVGFTIAGADKKFVNASAKIIGKNKIEVWSDAVAKPASVRYGWADNPILNVQNKEGLPLTPFRTDDWTGITAGKH, encoded by the coding sequence ATGAATTGTCCCCCCACAAAACAACTTTTAGCAGCTTTGCTTATGCTGGCCAGTCTGAACATTTTAAATAACCGTCAGGCTCAAGCAGAGCTGAAACTTCCCGCCATTATCGGCGATCATATGGTTCTTCAACAAGGTCAGAAAAATCCACTTTGGGGCTGGGCCGAGCCTGGTGAGAAGATCACCGTTTCTGTAAATGGCCAAACTCATACAACAACTGCTGATGCCAAAGGTAAATGGAAAGTCACGCTTGACCCTTTGAAAGTGGGTGGTCCTTATGAAATTACGATCAAAGGTAAAGAGTCTATCACGTTGAAAGATGTTCTCGCCGGTGAAGTCTGGATCTGCTCTGGTCAGTCTAATATGGCCTGGCCTGTTGCAGCATCAAATGATGCAGACCTTGAAATCATGACAGCCAACTACCCCAAAATCCGATTGATATCGGTACCTCAAGTCGGTACACAGGAACCACAGGACACATTTAATGGCAAGTGGGAACCCTGTACTCCCCAAACAGTCGCCAACTTTTCCGCTGTTGGCTACTTCTTCGGAAGACAACTCTATCAGACATTAAATGTTCCCATTGGACTGATTGATAATGCCTGGGGTGGTTCAGCGGCCGAAGCCTGGGTCAATCGTAAGCGATTGGAAGAAGAACCCGCTTTCAAAGGGCTAATGGAACGCTGGCAACAGACCGAGAAAAACTACGATCATGACAAATCTATGGCGGCTTACAATAAACGGTTGGATCAATGGAAGACAGCAGTTAAAAAAGCCAAGACTGCCGGCAAGCCTGTTCCCAGACGTCCGCGCCCTCCGCGTAACCCATTGACCGGCAATCAACGTCCCTCAAATATTTATAACGGCGTACTCCATCCTACAATTGGATATGGCATCAAAGGTGTCATCTGGTACCAGGGAGAATCTAATGCCAGCCGCGCCTATCAATATCGCAAACTGTTCCCATTTATGATTCAGAACTGGCGTGATGAATGGAACCAGGGTGATTTCCCGTTCTACTGGGTCCAACTTGCTGACTTCCGTAGTGAAAAACCAGAACCAGCCGACAGCGATTGGGCTGAACTGCGCGAAGCACAGACGATGACAATGAGTAAACTCCCCAACACAGGAGAAGCTGTGATTATCGACCTGGGCGAAGCGATCGACATTCACCCAAAAAATAAGCTGGATGTTGGAAAACGACTGGCTCGCTGGGCGCTCGCTAAAGATTATGGCGTCAAAATTGTCTACCGAAGCCCGCAATATAAATCGATGGAGGTTGAAGGTAACAAAGCCATCCTGACCTTCGATCATGTTGGTGGTGGTCTGGATCTCTTTGACATCAACACTCCCGTCGGATTTACAATCGCCGGAGCAGACAAGAAATTTGTGAATGCCAGTGCCAAGATTATTGGCAAGAATAAAATTGAAGTCTGGAGTGATGCGGTCGCGAAACCTGCTTCTGTCCGTTATGGCTGGGCTGACAACCCAATCCTGAATGTCCAGAACAAGGAAGGACTACCTCTAACCCCCTTCCGCACCGATGATTGGACAGGGATTACTGCCGGAAAACACTAA
- the corA gene encoding magnesium/cobalt transporter CorA — MPDSLSNASEKLGMPPGSLIHVGDVLEAESRISVIDYDHEHLEESSIQSVDELLQFRKKETVTWVNIEGLKNVELTELIGQHFHIHPLVLEDILNTHQRPKFEEYDNYLYIVLKGLSLETDNDSFSVNHEQISILLFDEIVFTFKEKKDDMFLPLIQRIRSSTGRVRSLGTDYLTYTILDTIVDQNFVLLDSLDVKIDSVEDELLSEPTTETLVMIQRIKRELIDIRRSISPLRELLSSILRSDTKLIHEKTRIYFRDVFDHALRITETIDSYRDMLSGLLDIYISSVSNKMNEVMKVLTLFASIFIPLSFIAGIYGMNFENMPVLKWRWGYPAIWGVFITVPICLILFFKKKKWL, encoded by the coding sequence TTCTTTAAGCAACGCTTCAGAAAAATTAGGAATGCCACCTGGTTCACTCATACATGTTGGTGATGTTCTGGAAGCAGAATCCAGAATTTCAGTCATTGATTATGATCATGAACATTTAGAAGAATCGAGCATTCAATCTGTAGACGAACTTCTTCAATTCAGAAAAAAAGAGACAGTCACTTGGGTTAATATTGAAGGATTAAAAAATGTCGAATTAACAGAGTTGATTGGACAGCATTTTCATATTCATCCACTGGTACTCGAAGATATTCTGAATACACACCAAAGACCCAAATTCGAAGAGTATGACAACTATCTCTATATTGTTCTCAAAGGATTATCACTTGAGACTGATAATGATAGCTTCTCGGTTAATCATGAACAGATTAGCATTTTACTATTTGATGAGATCGTTTTCACATTTAAAGAAAAAAAAGATGACATGTTTTTGCCCCTGATACAACGTATCAGGAGTAGCACTGGTCGAGTTCGAAGTCTGGGAACAGATTACTTAACCTATACCATTTTAGATACGATTGTAGATCAGAACTTTGTGCTGCTGGATTCTCTTGATGTGAAAATTGATTCGGTTGAAGATGAATTACTGTCAGAGCCTACGACTGAAACTCTGGTGATGATTCAACGGATCAAACGAGAGTTGATTGACATACGGAGATCAATTTCACCATTGCGAGAATTACTGTCTTCAATTTTGAGGAGTGACACGAAATTAATTCATGAGAAGACACGTATCTATTTCAGAGATGTTTTTGACCATGCATTACGTATCACAGAAACCATAGATTCTTACCGGGATATGTTGTCTGGATTACTGGATATCTATATTTCCAGTGTCAGTAATAAAATGAATGAAGTCATGAAGGTCTTAACTTTGTTTGCTTCCATTTTCATACCACTCAGCTTCATCGCTGGGATCTATGGAATGAATTTTGAAAATATGCCGGTATTGAAATGGAGGTGGGGTTATCCCGCAATCTGGGGTGTCTTCATTACTGTGCCGATCTGCTTAATTCTCTTTTTCAAAAAGAAGAAATGGCTCTGA